One genomic window of Pseudomonas sp. LFM046 includes the following:
- the btuB gene encoding TonB-dependent vitamin B12 receptor yields MRKPFIGPAAFALLGTSALSSNLAAAALTLDEQVVTATRSEHPVRASLAATTVIDREEIELSQARSVPELLRKVPGVTVSNNGGPGKQTTVSIRGTESDHVLVLIDGVKVGSVSNGLTAFQDLPVELIERIEVVRGPRSSLYGSEAIGGVIQIFTRKGGQDGAKPWFSAGYGTHDSYDGSAGVSGGDGKGWYNLGLSSQDTDGIDALNARSSYHEPDADGYRNLSGSLGAGYRFDNGLELDGTLMRVKAHNDYDLVSPYNPGGGRNANADNEQRLIGGRARFSPLEPWDVTLQAGQSEDLSREETGGQFSSRFDSQRNSASWLNDVTLAEGHVLTLGYDWQQDEVSSSTVFDKDSRLNKGWFAQYLGEAGRQDWQLSLRRDDNEQFGTHDTGSAAWGYALTDAVRFSLSYGTAFKAPTFNELYFPDYGNPNLDAETSETFEVGLAGEHDWGRWSANAFRTDVDDLIVHDANSGLGPFGSPNNIGKARIDGLELVLGSQWLGWDWQANATLLDTENRANDANHGNELPRRARQVFNLDLDRRIGRFGVGATLHAEGRRFDDIENDQRLAGYATVDLRGEYWLTEEWRLQTKVTNLLDADYETALDFNQPGQAVFFSVRYQAI; encoded by the coding sequence ATTCGCAAGCCTTTCATCGGGCCAGCGGCGTTTGCGCTGCTTGGCACTTCAGCCCTTTCCTCCAACCTGGCCGCTGCGGCCCTGACCCTCGACGAGCAGGTGGTCACCGCCACTCGCAGCGAACATCCGGTACGTGCCAGCCTGGCGGCGACCACCGTGATCGACCGCGAAGAGATCGAACTCAGCCAGGCCCGTTCCGTGCCCGAGCTGCTGCGCAAGGTGCCGGGCGTGACCGTCAGCAATAACGGTGGTCCGGGGAAGCAGACCACGGTGTCCATTCGCGGGACGGAATCCGATCACGTGCTGGTGCTGATCGACGGCGTCAAGGTGGGGTCGGTCAGCAATGGCCTTACCGCGTTCCAGGACCTGCCGGTCGAGTTGATCGAGCGCATCGAGGTCGTTCGCGGCCCCCGGTCGAGCCTCTACGGCTCGGAAGCCATCGGCGGCGTGATCCAGATTTTCACCCGCAAGGGCGGGCAGGACGGCGCCAAGCCCTGGTTCTCGGCCGGTTACGGCACCCACGACAGCTATGACGGCAGCGCCGGTGTTTCCGGTGGCGACGGCAAGGGCTGGTACAACCTCGGCCTCAGCAGCCAGGACACCGACGGCATCGACGCTCTCAATGCACGGAGCAGCTACCACGAGCCCGATGCCGACGGTTACCGCAACCTGTCCGGCAGCCTGGGCGCCGGCTATCGCTTCGACAATGGCCTGGAACTCGACGGCACGCTGATGCGCGTCAAGGCCCACAACGACTACGACCTGGTCAGTCCGTACAATCCCGGGGGAGGGCGGAACGCCAACGCCGACAACGAGCAGCGGCTTATCGGCGGGCGTGCTCGCTTCAGCCCGCTGGAGCCCTGGGATGTGACCTTGCAGGCAGGCCAGAGCGAGGACCTTAGCCGCGAGGAAACGGGTGGGCAGTTCTCCTCACGCTTCGATTCCCAGCGGAACTCGGCTTCCTGGCTGAACGACGTGACCCTGGCCGAAGGCCATGTGCTGACCCTGGGCTACGACTGGCAGCAGGACGAAGTCAGCAGCTCCACCGTCTTCGACAAGGATTCACGGCTGAACAAGGGCTGGTTCGCCCAGTACCTCGGCGAAGCTGGCCGCCAGGACTGGCAACTCAGCCTGCGCCGCGACGACAACGAGCAGTTCGGCACCCACGACACCGGCAGCGCCGCCTGGGGATACGCCCTGACCGACGCCGTGCGCTTCAGTCTTAGCTACGGCACCGCGTTCAAGGCGCCTACGTTCAACGAGCTGTACTTCCCCGACTACGGCAACCCCAACCTGGATGCGGAAACCTCCGAGACCTTCGAAGTCGGCCTGGCCGGCGAGCATGACTGGGGACGCTGGTCGGCCAATGCCTTCCGTACCGACGTGGATGATCTGATCGTCCATGACGCGAACTCAGGGCTCGGGCCCTTCGGTAGCCCTAACAACATCGGCAAGGCGCGCATCGATGGCCTCGAGCTGGTGCTGGGCAGCCAGTGGCTGGGCTGGGACTGGCAGGCCAACGCGACATTGCTCGATACCGAGAACCGAGCGAACGACGCCAATCACGGTAATGAGCTGCCGCGCCGGGCCCGGCAGGTGTTCAACCTCGATCTGGACCGCCGCATCGGCCGCTTCGGCGTGGGCGCGACCCTGCACGCGGAAGGACGGCGCTTCGACGATATAGAAAATGATCAGCGCCTCGCCGGCTATGCCACCGTGGACCTGCGCGGCGAGTACTGGCTGACCGAGGAGTGGCGCCTGCAGACCAAGGTGACCAACCTGCTGGACGCCGACTATGAAACCGCACTGGACTTCAATCAGCCCGGACAGGCAGTGTTCTTCTCCGTCCGCTACCAGGCCATTTGA
- a CDS encoding C40 family peptidase yields the protein MLKRFAPLVPVTFALFLAACAGDVQQQSQFQSQAPVADGAPDSLLADREPTALDLANLTDDEPYQMPSLADGLLERGFQLMGTPYRFGGRSLKTGFDCSGFVGYLFKEEAGIQLPRSTREMINLDAPVIARDDLKPGDIVFFNNRGRGRVSHAGIYIGDDQFIHSSSSRSGGVRVDSLDDRYWKASYMEAKRVLAMNTPTRHPTHR from the coding sequence ATGCTGAAGCGCTTCGCACCCCTCGTGCCTGTCACTTTCGCCCTGTTTCTCGCCGCTTGCGCAGGCGATGTGCAGCAGCAATCCCAGTTCCAGTCTCAGGCTCCCGTAGCCGATGGCGCCCCCGATTCGCTGCTGGCGGATCGCGAGCCCACTGCCCTGGATCTGGCGAACCTCACCGACGACGAGCCCTACCAGATGCCGTCCCTGGCCGATGGCCTGCTGGAGCGTGGCTTCCAGCTGATGGGCACACCCTATCGTTTCGGTGGCCGTTCCCTGAAGACCGGTTTCGACTGCAGCGGTTTCGTCGGTTACCTGTTCAAGGAAGAAGCCGGTATCCAGCTGCCGCGTTCCACCCGCGAGATGATCAACCTGGATGCCCCGGTGATCGCCCGCGATGACCTGAAGCCCGGCGACATCGTGTTCTTCAACAACCGTGGCCGCGGCCGCGTCAGTCACGCCGGCATCTATATCGGCGATGACCAGTTCATCCATTCCAGCAGCAGCCGCAGCGGCGGTGTACGCGTCGACAGCCTCGACGATCGCTATTGGAAGGCCAGCTACATGGAAGCCAAGCGCGTCCTGGCAATGAACACCCCGACTCGCCACCCGACGCATCGCTGA
- a CDS encoding class I SAM-dependent methyltransferase has translation MTNRTLNLDDALYGYLLDVSLREAPLLARLRAETLALPMGRWQIAPEQGQFMALLVKLIGARRILEVGTFTGYSALCMAAQLPEDGRMVCCDLPGDYNAIARRYWQEAGLCERIELRLAPALDTLPGLEADSFDLIFIDADKANYPAYLEEALRLARRGGLILFDNVLWSGRVLEADPDSEDTRAIQALNRALKDDDRVDLSLLPVGDGLTLCRKR, from the coding sequence ATGACCAACCGCACGCTGAACCTCGACGACGCCCTTTACGGCTACCTCCTCGATGTTTCGCTGCGGGAGGCGCCACTCTTGGCGCGCTTGCGGGCGGAAACCCTGGCCCTGCCCATGGGCCGCTGGCAGATCGCCCCGGAGCAGGGGCAGTTCATGGCGCTGCTGGTCAAGCTCATCGGCGCGCGGCGCATCCTCGAAGTGGGCACCTTCACCGGCTACAGCGCGCTGTGCATGGCCGCCCAACTGCCGGAAGACGGTCGGATGGTCTGCTGCGACCTTCCTGGCGACTACAATGCCATCGCCCGCCGCTATTGGCAGGAAGCCGGCCTTTGCGAGCGGATCGAACTGCGCCTGGCGCCGGCGCTGGATACCTTGCCAGGGCTGGAGGCGGACAGCTTCGACCTGATCTTCATCGACGCCGACAAGGCCAACTACCCCGCCTATCTGGAAGAAGCCCTTCGCCTGGCGCGTCGAGGTGGGCTTATCCTCTTCGACAACGTGCTCTGGAGCGGTCGGGTTCTGGAGGCTGATCCGGATTCCGAAGACACCCGCGCCATCCAGGCCCTGAACCGTGCACTGAAGGACGACGACCGCGTTGACCTGTCGCTGCTGCCGGTGGGCGATGGCCTGACTCTCTGCCGCAAGCGCTGA
- a CDS encoding NAD-dependent deacylase has product MTPIPDDLIRHLQQVRHLVIFTGAGVSAESGIPTFRDAQTGLWAKYRPEQLASPEGFHADPQTVWDWYAWRREKCLAAEPNAAHLAIAELERRLPRVTLITQNVDGLHQRAGSSAPLELHGNIHHLKCFACRRDGGDWPDDVRTIPRCRCGGRMRPAVVWFGESLPETVLGAAAEASQHTDLFLSIGTSSLVYPAAELPFLAKRHGAFVVEINPQPTPLSARADLCLQGAAGEVMAALLATNT; this is encoded by the coding sequence ATGACGCCCATCCCCGACGACCTGATCCGGCACCTGCAGCAGGTCCGCCATTTGGTGATCTTCACCGGTGCCGGCGTTTCCGCCGAAAGCGGCATCCCTACCTTTCGCGATGCTCAGACCGGCCTCTGGGCCAAGTACCGCCCCGAACAGCTGGCCAGCCCCGAAGGCTTCCATGCTGATCCGCAGACCGTCTGGGACTGGTACGCCTGGCGCCGCGAGAAATGCCTGGCTGCCGAGCCCAATGCGGCGCATCTGGCCATCGCCGAGCTTGAACGGCGTCTGCCACGGGTGACGCTGATCACCCAGAACGTCGACGGCCTGCATCAGCGCGCCGGAAGCTCCGCGCCGCTGGAACTGCACGGCAATATCCACCACTTGAAATGCTTTGCCTGCCGGCGGGATGGCGGCGATTGGCCCGATGACGTGCGGACCATCCCGCGCTGTCGTTGCGGTGGCCGGATGCGCCCGGCGGTGGTCTGGTTCGGCGAAAGCCTTCCCGAGACAGTGCTGGGAGCTGCCGCCGAGGCCAGCCAGCACACCGACCTCTTCCTCAGCATCGGCACATCCAGCCTGGTCTACCCGGCGGCCGAGCTGCCCTTTCTGGCCAAGCGCCACGGCGCCTTCGTGGTGGAGATCAATCCTCAGCCCACGCCCCTCAGTGCGCGAGCCGACCTCTGCCTGCAAGGCGCGGCAGGGGAAGTGATGGCCGCGCTGCTGGCGACCAACACATAG
- a CDS encoding C40 family peptidase: MLAPDRLAILALAALLTACASKAPPPYSPPVVPSPAQQFSPVAEDVLFRALGLVGTPYRWGGNTPDSGFDCSGLIGYVYRDVAGISLPRTTGELISMRTPSIGVNALQSGDLVFFATNGGGQVSHAGIYVGEGRFVHAPRTGGTVRLDSLSNSYWQRSYLSAKRVIFDPSLARTP, encoded by the coding sequence ATGCTCGCACCGGACCGCCTCGCCATCCTTGCCTTGGCTGCGCTGCTCACCGCTTGCGCGAGCAAGGCGCCGCCGCCTTATTCCCCTCCCGTCGTCCCTTCTCCTGCCCAGCAGTTCTCACCCGTTGCCGAAGACGTGCTGTTTCGCGCCCTTGGCCTGGTGGGCACACCCTATCGCTGGGGTGGCAACACGCCGGACAGCGGTTTCGACTGCAGTGGCCTGATCGGTTACGTCTATCGCGACGTTGCCGGCATCAGCCTGCCGCGTACCACCGGTGAGCTGATTTCCATGCGCACCCCCAGCATCGGTGTCAACGCGCTGCAAAGCGGCGACCTGGTGTTCTTCGCCACCAATGGCGGCGGGCAGGTCAGCCATGCCGGCATCTATGTGGGGGAGGGTCGCTTCGTCCATGCGCCGCGTACCGGTGGAACGGTGCGGCTGGACAGTCTGTCGAACAGCTACTGGCAGAGAAGCTACCTGAGCGCCAAGCGAGTAATCTTCGATCCAAGCCTGGCGCGCACCCCCTGA
- a CDS encoding NAD-dependent deacylase encodes MSDIQRVAEAIKAAKRILVITGAGLSADSGLPTYRGLGGLYNGVTEEGLPIEEALSGPMLRRDPALCWKYLAQLGRACLGARPNAGHEAIAQLQRIKPECWVLTQNIDGYHRQAGSPPERLIEIHGELSPLYCQSCGKESFDLARHLAAEMPPRCHECGGILRPPVVLFEEMLPEQAIDSLYAELRKGFDAVISVGTTASFPYIIEPVIRTRHAGGFTVEINPARTDLSPVVDVHLNGKALDVLQGLLSHISGD; translated from the coding sequence ATGTCGGATATCCAACGTGTGGCCGAAGCAATCAAGGCGGCCAAGCGAATCCTGGTCATCACCGGCGCGGGGCTGTCGGCCGATTCCGGCCTGCCGACCTATCGGGGCCTGGGCGGGCTGTACAACGGCGTGACGGAAGAAGGGCTGCCTATAGAAGAGGCGCTTTCCGGCCCCATGCTGCGGCGCGATCCGGCGCTCTGCTGGAAATACCTCGCCCAGCTCGGCCGTGCCTGCCTCGGCGCCCGGCCAAACGCCGGTCATGAAGCGATCGCCCAATTGCAGCGAATCAAGCCCGAGTGCTGGGTGCTGACCCAGAACATCGATGGCTATCACCGCCAGGCGGGGTCGCCGCCAGAGCGGCTGATCGAGATTCACGGCGAGCTGTCGCCGCTCTACTGCCAGTCGTGCGGGAAGGAAAGTTTCGACCTGGCCCGACATCTGGCAGCAGAAATGCCTCCCAGATGTCATGAATGCGGTGGTATTCTCCGTCCGCCCGTGGTGCTGTTCGAAGAAATGCTCCCTGAGCAAGCCATCGACAGCCTCTACGCCGAGCTCCGCAAGGGATTCGATGCGGTGATCTCGGTGGGAACCACGGCGAGCTTTCCCTACATCATCGAGCCCGTCATCCGCACCCGCCACGCAGGCGGTTTCACCGTGGAGATCAACCCGGCTCGCACCGACCTCAGCCCTGTGGTCGACGTCCACCTCAATGGAAAGGCCTTAGATGTTCTGCAAGGACTGCTAAGTCACATTTCGGGCGATTAA
- the cobO gene encoding cob(I)yrinic acid a,c-diamide adenosyltransferase, whose protein sequence is MSESAERDARHKARMQRKKAVIDEKIAQAQDEYGLLLVHTGNGKGKSSSAFGMVARALGHGLKVGVVQFIKGGMSTGEEAFFRRFPEEVSYHVMGEGYTWDTQDRQRDIEKAQQAWAVARTLLDDPQVGLVVLDELNIALKHGYLDLETVLKDIESRPEHQHVVATGRGAPEGLIEAADTVTEMSLVKHAFKSGVKAQKGVEF, encoded by the coding sequence ATGAGCGAATCCGCCGAACGCGATGCCCGCCACAAGGCCCGCATGCAACGCAAGAAGGCCGTGATCGACGAAAAGATCGCCCAGGCCCAGGACGAATACGGCCTGCTGCTGGTGCACACCGGCAACGGCAAGGGCAAGAGCAGCTCGGCCTTCGGCATGGTGGCCCGCGCTCTGGGGCATGGCCTCAAGGTCGGGGTGGTGCAGTTCATCAAGGGGGGCATGTCTACCGGCGAGGAGGCTTTCTTCCGCCGCTTCCCCGAAGAAGTCAGCTACCACGTGATGGGCGAGGGCTACACCTGGGACACCCAGGATCGCCAGCGTGATATCGAAAAGGCCCAACAGGCCTGGGCCGTGGCGCGTACCCTGCTGGACGATCCGCAGGTGGGCCTGGTGGTGCTGGACGAGCTGAACATCGCCCTCAAGCACGGCTACCTGGACCTGGAAACCGTACTCAAGGACATCGAGTCCCGCCCCGAGCATCAGCACGTGGTCGCCACCGGCCGTGGCGCGCCTGAAGGCCTGATCGAGGCCGCCGACACCGTCACCGAGATGTCCCTGGTGAAGCACGCCTTCAAGTCCGGCGTGAAAGCCCAGAAGGGTGTGGAGTTCTGA